The proteins below come from a single Spirochaeta lutea genomic window:
- a CDS encoding aminotransferase class I/II-fold pyridoxal phosphate-dependent enzyme yields MNSLAQDLNRQLQGSIAERLLSDLGKRMFFPKGIVAQSAEAAAHAKRFNATVGMALGSGQPLMLPSLQHLVPGLTSREAVAYAPTGGLPVLRGLWKDQILSKNPSIVSGEAISHPMVVPGLTAGIFQAAELFLNPGDVVLIPDMFWGNYRLVIEGRRQAVIEEFPFFTAQGTFNQEAFSQALETAADKTDKITVMLNFPNNPSGYTPTRQEAAAIVQALTAQADRGTDILVITDDAYFGLFFEPECERESIFAKLVTAHPRILAMKIDGATKEDLVWGFRVGFVTFGSRDMTQPQYEALLQKLMGSIRSSVSSSPGISQHLLIKTLQAPDYQKEKLSFEQTMKERYLAVRQVLETPEAQDARQYLEPLPFNSGYFMSFRCQGFSSEDLRLALLDQGIGTISIAGTFLRIAFSSIDAQDIPELYNELFRTAARLGGTNTTQGSKTEQDETKDRR; encoded by the coding sequence ATGAATAGCCTGGCCCAAGACCTGAACCGGCAGCTCCAGGGCAGTATTGCCGAGCGCCTGTTATCGGACCTGGGGAAACGAATGTTTTTCCCCAAGGGTATCGTTGCTCAATCAGCGGAGGCGGCAGCCCACGCGAAGCGCTTTAACGCCACTGTCGGCATGGCCCTGGGATCGGGACAGCCCCTGATGCTGCCCAGCCTGCAGCACCTGGTTCCCGGTTTAACCAGCCGCGAAGCAGTAGCCTACGCCCCCACCGGCGGCCTTCCGGTGCTCCGGGGTCTCTGGAAGGATCAGATCCTTTCAAAAAACCCCAGCATCGTCTCCGGGGAAGCCATCAGCCACCCCATGGTAGTTCCCGGCCTGACTGCAGGGATCTTCCAGGCTGCCGAGCTCTTCCTCAATCCCGGTGATGTAGTCCTTATTCCGGATATGTTCTGGGGCAATTACCGCCTCGTGATAGAAGGCCGCCGTCAAGCGGTCATCGAGGAATTTCCCTTCTTTACCGCTCAAGGCACCTTCAACCAGGAGGCATTCTCCCAGGCCCTGGAAACGGCAGCAGACAAGACCGACAAAATTACCGTCATGTTGAACTTTCCCAACAACCCCTCGGGATATACCCCCACCCGCCAGGAAGCCGCCGCAATCGTCCAAGCCTTGACGGCCCAGGCAGACCGGGGCACAGACATCCTGGTGATAACCGATGATGCCTATTTCGGGCTCTTCTTTGAACCCGAGTGCGAACGGGAGAGTATCTTCGCTAAGCTGGTAACAGCCCATCCTAGGATTTTGGCCATGAAGATCGACGGAGCCACCAAAGAGGACCTGGTATGGGGCTTCCGGGTAGGCTTTGTTACCTTCGGAAGCCGGGACATGACCCAGCCCCAGTACGAAGCCCTGCTGCAAAAGCTCATGGGCTCCATCCGCAGCTCGGTATCCAGCAGCCCCGGAATAAGCCAACACCTGCTCATTAAAACCCTTCAGGCTCCGGACTACCAGAAGGAAAAATTATCCTTTGAGCAAACCATGAAGGAACGCTACCTGGCGGTCCGCCAGGTGCTGGAAACCCCCGAAGCCCAGGATGCCCGCCAGTACCTGGAGCCCCTGCCCTTCAACTCCGGGTACTTCATGAGCTTCCGATGCCAGGGATTCTCTTCGGAAGACCTGCGCCTGGCCCTTCTGGACCAGGGCATCGGCACCATATCCATCGCCGGCACCTTCCTTCGGATTGCCTTCTCCAGCATCGATGCCCAGGACATCCCCGAGCTATACAACGAGCTTTTCCGCACTGCCGCCCGGCTGGGTGGTACAAACACAACCCAAGGAAGCAAAACCGAACAAGACGAAACCAAGGACCGCCGTTAA